One Pontibacillus yanchengensis DNA window includes the following coding sequences:
- the fmt gene encoding methionyl-tRNA formyltransferase, with product MERIVFMGTPDFAVPVLQQLLSNQYNVVAVVTQPDRPKGRKRTFTPPPVKVEAEKHNIPVLQPEKIRKEYQDVLAYEPDLIVTAAFGQILPKELLDGPQYGCINVHASLLPELRGGAPIHYAILEGKKETGISIMYMVEALDAGDVLSQSRVEIEETDHVGTLHDKLAESGSKLLSETLPRLLNNELAATKQDESQVTFAANIKREQERIDWNQDAETIYNHIRGMHPWPVAFTTYQNKPMKIWWGEKVNETLSGKPGEIIRLEDDGFVVVSGDYRGIKLTDIQPSGKKRMAAGDFLRGAGQSLQVGEMVGEADE from the coding sequence ATGGAACGTATCGTATTTATGGGTACTCCAGATTTTGCAGTACCCGTTTTACAACAATTATTATCGAATCAATATAACGTAGTTGCAGTGGTTACACAGCCTGATCGACCAAAAGGACGTAAACGAACGTTTACACCACCCCCTGTGAAAGTAGAAGCTGAAAAGCATAATATACCAGTTCTACAACCGGAGAAAATTCGAAAAGAATATCAAGATGTGCTGGCCTATGAACCTGACTTAATCGTTACAGCTGCATTCGGACAAATACTACCAAAAGAACTATTAGATGGACCTCAGTACGGTTGTATTAATGTACACGCTTCTCTCCTTCCAGAATTACGAGGCGGAGCCCCAATTCATTACGCTATCTTGGAAGGTAAGAAAGAAACAGGTATTTCTATTATGTATATGGTAGAAGCCTTAGATGCGGGAGATGTATTATCGCAGAGTCGTGTCGAAATCGAAGAAACAGATCATGTAGGTACACTTCACGATAAACTTGCTGAATCTGGGTCCAAACTTTTGAGTGAAACACTACCAAGATTACTCAATAATGAATTAGCAGCGACGAAGCAAGATGAAAGCCAAGTAACCTTTGCAGCAAATATTAAGCGTGAACAAGAACGCATTGACTGGAACCAAGATGCTGAGACGATTTATAATCACATTAGAGGGATGCATCCATGGCCTGTTGCATTTACAACGTACCAGAATAAGCCCATGAAAATATGGTGGGGAGAAAAAGTAAATGAAACATTGTCAGGGAAACCAGGAGAAATCATTCGACTAGAAGATGATGGCTTTGTTGTAGTCAGTGGAGATTACAGAGGAATTAAATTAACAGATATACAACCTTCAGGAAAAAAACGTATGGCAGCTGGTGACTTTCTACGTGGTGCTGGTCAATCTCTACAAGTTGGCGAGATGGTAGGGGAAGCCGATGAGTAA
- the priA gene encoding primosomal protein N' — MKIARIIVDVPSSQTNRLFDYKVPERLEDVVQIGMRVIIPFGPRKIMGFVLELTSDSNVDKLKNIQDVMDLTPVLTPELVEVGKWIAETTLCFYVSAFQAMLPQVLKAKYEKELWLLAEPEELTPSLEQLFGGRGVIPYEELKEHNLSYSAIQKGIQEGLMEVHYNVNSKETKKKETYITPGVPIEQLEEMYVDIPSQAKKQKQIISYFLEKEREEVRQKDLLGTLATTRASLKPLLDKGLLKEVHKEVYRDPYQNREYEPTTPFALTDEQSAAISPIHKSISTKQHEPFLLHGVTGSGKTEIYLQSIQHVLNNGREAIVLVPEIALTPQMVERFKGRFGSRVAVLHSALSAGEKYDEWRKVQRKEVQVVVGARSAIFAPFENIGIIIIDEEHESSYKQEDYPRYHARDVAIRRGEYHQCPIVLGSATPTLESFARAKKGVYTLLSLHKRMNEASMPEVERVDMREELHAGNRSMFSRSLYDKMQERLQKGEQTVLFLNRRGYSTFVMCRDCGHVMECPHCDIALTYHRRNERLKCHYCSYEEGMPDKCPSCESDSIRFFGTGTQKVEESLQHMLPEARIIRMDVDTTRRKGAHERLLTKFGNQEADILLGTQMIAKGLDFPNVTLVGVLAADSLLHLPDFRSSEKTFQLLTQVSGRAGRHKLPGEVVVQSYTPEHYSIDLASQYDYESFFQKEMNMRKMFQYPPYYFLTLLTVSHPNHLYTMDVTQKMSQFLREQLSERSVILGPTPSPLTRIKDRYRYQVMIKYRNEPMLIKVMNRLFQLYEDDVQNKDLQVTIDFQPYQMM; from the coding sequence GTGAAAATTGCCCGCATAATTGTAGATGTACCATCAAGTCAAACCAATCGTCTTTTTGATTATAAAGTTCCTGAACGCTTAGAAGATGTCGTGCAAATCGGGATGAGGGTTATAATACCATTTGGTCCACGTAAAATTATGGGTTTTGTTTTGGAGCTTACGTCTGACTCGAACGTAGATAAGCTTAAGAACATTCAGGATGTGATGGACCTTACACCTGTTTTAACACCTGAGCTAGTAGAGGTTGGTAAGTGGATAGCTGAGACTACTTTGTGCTTTTATGTGTCTGCTTTTCAAGCCATGCTGCCTCAAGTGTTAAAAGCAAAATATGAGAAGGAATTATGGCTTCTAGCAGAACCAGAGGAACTCACTCCGTCTTTAGAACAATTGTTTGGTGGCCGAGGTGTTATTCCTTATGAAGAACTGAAGGAACATAACCTGTCTTATTCAGCTATCCAAAAAGGGATTCAAGAAGGGTTAATGGAAGTACACTATAATGTAAATAGTAAAGAAACAAAGAAAAAAGAAACATATATAACTCCTGGTGTTCCAATTGAACAACTGGAAGAGATGTATGTAGATATCCCAAGTCAAGCTAAGAAACAAAAACAAATCATTTCTTATTTTTTAGAGAAAGAACGAGAAGAAGTAAGGCAGAAAGATTTATTAGGCACACTTGCTACTACCAGAGCCTCATTAAAACCACTTCTCGATAAGGGATTGCTTAAAGAAGTTCATAAGGAAGTGTATCGTGACCCCTACCAAAACCGAGAATATGAGCCAACGACACCTTTTGCCTTAACAGATGAACAATCTGCTGCAATCAGTCCCATTCATAAGTCTATCTCCACTAAACAGCATGAGCCGTTTTTATTACATGGCGTGACAGGGAGTGGTAAGACGGAAATTTACCTCCAATCCATTCAGCATGTATTAAATAATGGGCGAGAAGCGATTGTGCTTGTTCCTGAGATTGCATTGACACCTCAAATGGTTGAGCGATTTAAAGGACGTTTTGGATCGAGAGTAGCTGTTTTGCATAGTGCCTTATCGGCGGGGGAGAAATATGATGAATGGCGAAAAGTACAACGAAAAGAAGTGCAAGTGGTTGTAGGAGCTAGATCAGCGATTTTTGCTCCATTTGAAAATATAGGCATTATTATCATTGATGAGGAACACGAATCAAGTTATAAACAGGAAGATTATCCTCGTTATCATGCGAGAGATGTTGCGATTAGAAGAGGCGAATATCATCAGTGCCCTATCGTGCTCGGAAGCGCTACCCCTACGCTTGAATCTTTTGCTAGAGCTAAAAAGGGCGTTTATACGTTATTGTCGCTTCACAAACGAATGAATGAAGCATCTATGCCTGAGGTGGAACGAGTTGACATGAGAGAAGAACTACATGCAGGAAACCGTTCCATGTTCTCGCGTAGTTTATATGACAAAATGCAAGAAAGGTTGCAAAAGGGGGAACAAACCGTTTTGTTTTTGAATAGACGCGGTTATTCTACCTTTGTAATGTGTCGAGACTGTGGTCATGTTATGGAATGTCCTCACTGTGATATAGCACTCACTTATCATAGAAGAAATGAGCGCTTAAAGTGTCACTATTGTTCTTATGAAGAAGGCATGCCAGATAAATGCCCTTCCTGTGAGAGTGACTCCATACGGTTCTTTGGGACAGGAACTCAGAAAGTAGAAGAGTCCCTCCAGCACATGCTGCCAGAGGCTAGGATTATTCGAATGGATGTTGATACGACCCGACGAAAAGGGGCTCATGAAAGGTTATTAACAAAGTTTGGAAATCAAGAGGCTGATATTCTTTTGGGGACACAGATGATTGCGAAAGGGCTCGACTTCCCTAACGTTACGCTTGTTGGTGTATTAGCAGCTGATTCTTTGCTGCATTTACCTGATTTTCGGTCGTCAGAGAAAACTTTTCAACTGTTAACGCAAGTAAGTGGTCGTGCTGGACGCCACAAGCTCCCAGGGGAAGTTGTTGTTCAAAGCTACACCCCTGAACATTATAGTATTGATTTAGCAAGTCAATATGATTATGAATCTTTTTTTCAGAAAGAAATGAATATGAGGAAGATGTTCCAGTATCCACCTTACTATTTTTTAACTCTCCTTACTGTATCTCATCCGAATCATTTGTACACAATGGATGTAACACAAAAGATGTCGCAGTTCTTACGTGAGCAGTTATCCGAACGGTCTGTTATTCTTGGACCGACCCCTTCTCCTTTAACTAGGATAAAAGATAGATATCGCTATCAAGTCATGATAAAATACAGAAATGAACCAATGCTTATTAAAGTCATGAACCGACTTTTTCAATTATATGAAGATGATGTCCAAAATAAAGACTTACAAGTAACAATCGATTTTCAACCGTACCAAATGATGTGA
- the coaBC gene encoding bifunctional phosphopantothenoylcysteine decarboxylase/phosphopantothenate--cysteine ligase CoaBC yields MVLKDKKVVLGVSGGIAAYKACALTSKLVQAGANVTVIMTESAQQFVTPLTFQALSRNPVYTDTFDEKVPEQIAHIDVADWADLIVLAPATANLLGKIANGIADDMLTTTLLASEAPVYVAPAMNVHMYAHPAVQENLKQLEQYGYRFIEPGEGYLACGYVGKGRLEEPETIVRVLEEQESIEQSLVGKRVLITAGPTKEKVDPVRFFTNHSTGKMGYAFAKQAASLGAEVTLISGPVSLDTPRGVYRIDVESAQEMYEKVLEHYENQDIVIKTAAVADYRPKKSYSTKIKKQSGELEVKMERTNDILKALGQHKTSQFLVGFAAETTNPLEFAKQKLEKKNLDAIVVNNISQEGAGFGGDTNIVTYINGKGEQINYPLQSKEELAKNILQHVVNELKDE; encoded by the coding sequence GTGGTTTTAAAGGATAAAAAGGTTGTATTAGGTGTATCTGGAGGTATTGCTGCCTACAAAGCATGTGCTTTAACGAGTAAGTTAGTTCAAGCTGGTGCAAATGTAACAGTTATCATGACAGAAAGTGCCCAACAATTTGTAACCCCTCTTACTTTTCAGGCCCTATCAAGAAATCCAGTCTACACAGATACATTTGATGAAAAGGTTCCTGAACAAATTGCTCATATAGATGTAGCGGATTGGGCGGATTTAATTGTTCTAGCACCTGCAACGGCTAATTTACTTGGTAAAATTGCAAACGGTATCGCAGATGACATGCTCACCACTACCCTTTTAGCTAGTGAAGCACCTGTTTACGTTGCACCAGCTATGAACGTACATATGTATGCACATCCTGCTGTTCAAGAGAACCTTAAACAATTAGAGCAATATGGATACCGCTTCATTGAACCAGGAGAAGGATATCTTGCATGTGGGTATGTTGGCAAGGGACGTTTGGAAGAGCCAGAGACAATAGTGCGCGTACTTGAAGAACAAGAAAGCATAGAACAGTCCTTGGTTGGAAAGCGAGTTCTTATTACAGCAGGACCTACGAAGGAAAAAGTCGATCCTGTACGTTTCTTTACCAATCATTCTACTGGAAAAATGGGGTATGCTTTCGCTAAACAGGCTGCTTCACTTGGAGCGGAAGTAACGCTCATATCGGGCCCTGTTAGCTTAGATACACCAAGAGGGGTTTACCGAATTGATGTAGAATCAGCACAAGAAATGTATGAGAAAGTGTTGGAACATTATGAGAATCAAGATATTGTCATAAAGACTGCTGCTGTAGCTGATTATCGACCGAAAAAGAGCTATAGTACCAAAATAAAAAAGCAATCAGGGGAACTTGAGGTAAAAATGGAGCGAACCAATGATATTTTGAAAGCCCTTGGGCAGCATAAGACATCACAATTTTTAGTTGGTTTTGCTGCAGAAACAACTAACCCATTGGAGTTTGCTAAGCAAAAGCTTGAAAAAAAGAACCTCGATGCCATTGTGGTGAATAATATCTCACAAGAAGGGGCTGGATTTGGGGGAGATACAAACATTGTTACATATATTAATGGAAAAGGTGAACAAATTAATTATCCACTCCAGTCTAAGGAAGAGCTAGCAAAGAACATCTTACAGCATGTAGTTAATGAGTTGAAGGATGAGTAA
- the rpoZ gene encoding DNA-directed RNA polymerase subunit omega codes for MMLEPSIDKLLKNINSKYTLVTLSARRARQMQDTQKYLIEDYESEKYVGIALEEINEGKLYYSNDDY; via the coding sequence ATGATGTTAGAGCCGTCCATTGATAAATTATTAAAAAATATTAACTCTAAGTACACACTTGTTACTCTTTCAGCGCGTCGTGCGCGTCAAATGCAAGATACTCAGAAGTACTTGATTGAAGATTACGAGTCAGAAAAATATGTAGGAATTGCTTTAGAGGAAATTAATGAAGGGAAGCTTTATTACTCTAATGACGATTACTAA
- the gmk gene encoding guanylate kinase — protein MIEEKGILFILSGPSGVGKGTVRKSLFDKDTDLKYSISMTTRPPREGEVDGVDYFFKTKEEFEDMIENNKMIEYAHYVGNYYGTPKDYVQKQLDNGNDVFLEIEVQGALQVKENFPEGVFVFLIPPSLEELKDRIISRGTETEEKVRNRLAAAKEEIEMMDYYDYVVVNDQIDTAVQTVQSIVRSEHCKRERVAIQYKKALERDES, from the coding sequence GTGATTGAAGAAAAAGGTATTTTATTTATTCTATCCGGCCCCTCGGGTGTTGGAAAAGGTACAGTGAGAAAGTCTCTTTTTGATAAAGATACTGACTTGAAGTATTCCATTTCTATGACCACACGCCCACCGCGTGAAGGAGAGGTTGATGGAGTGGATTATTTCTTCAAAACAAAAGAAGAATTTGAAGATATGATCGAAAACAATAAGATGATTGAATATGCTCATTATGTGGGAAATTATTATGGAACCCCTAAAGATTATGTCCAAAAACAGTTGGATAATGGGAATGATGTCTTTTTAGAAATAGAAGTTCAAGGGGCATTACAAGTAAAAGAGAATTTTCCAGAAGGTGTATTTGTTTTCCTGATTCCACCAAGTTTAGAAGAATTAAAGGATCGTATTATTAGTCGTGGTACTGAAACGGAAGAAAAAGTAAGGAATCGTTTAGCTGCAGCTAAAGAAGAAATTGAAATGATGGACTATTATGATTATGTCGTAGTTAATGATCAAATTGATACAGCAGTCCAAACGGTACAATCAATCGTTCGCAGTGAGCACTGCAAACGAGAGCGTGTAGCAATACAATACAAAAAAGCACTGGAGCGTGATGAATCATGA